In Oreochromis aureus strain Israel breed Guangdong linkage group 22, ZZ_aureus, whole genome shotgun sequence, the genomic window gaaagaccatctctgaatcgaggaggagGCCGAATGGTGCATcgttcgccatcttacaatgctgtgattgcagccattcccgaactctctgtgaatgggactcatggccattgatcagtggtctttgatcagtgggttttgatcagtggttgttgatcaatggtcatgagaatttgcataattaagattaaggaactgacctcccagcccattgttccttcagtgggctggtttcagtcattatgcatatgtattgtttataagattggggaaacctgcagggGAAAcacacttggatgagtgacgaaacgtttctcccacaaaacgctacgtccagatgaacagaatcaacttttggagatttactttcctggatgattgagaatgcatcaagaagaTTATGTATGAATGGTTCtccctgggttgtgtgaaatcccagaaaaaaataaactcataCAAACCGAATCGGTgcaaggtgtaggtctgttaggttatgttgtggtgattctCGGATTAGGGGATGGGTGTTGacactggagtgcaaaattaacaCCAATGGAAGATAGACATGAAAAGGTCAAAGGGAGGGAGTGTTtgcccagggcaccaaacaggctaggaccgctgTGATCATGTGACTCAGATAAAGACATGAGAAAAAGTCAGTCCCttcactgctgctttttgcCTCATTATTAACATGTGACTGTTCTAATCTTTCTTTAAATTTCAGAATGTATTCTTAAAACACTAAAAGGCCCTCCAATTTGCtggcatataaataaaacttgcTAGTCTCACTgtcaaaaaaaatatataaagaaatcaAATTCATGAATCAATGGTTAACCTATGtacatgtctttggattgtggaggcagagaaaatgcaaaattcACAGTGAGAGCCACAGGAAAGTTTGAACCCAGAATGTTGTTgatgtgaggcaacagtgctaaacaCTGCACCACCATGCCAACTAAGTTTCATGCaggtaaaaatattttactcCAGGATACATGTTTTTCTTCTATTCTGGGAAGTTTTGTTCAGACTGGTGGTTGTTTGATGATCAACACTCACGTCTCACTGAAGCTCTGTTTTTCGTCACCTTCGTGTTGATGAATTTAAAGGACTGAGAGTTCCTCGTGCTTAAATAGTTTAATTTTACTTAAATTCAGATCAATGAAACATTTGTATTCTGTCATTTTTAGGATACAGATAATTTGTTGGTCAATAAACTGATATCTTTTAGACATCTGGTATATTTAGCTTAAATTTATAATCTAGAGCAGGAATCTTTTACTGAGAAAAGTATGAGAGTGCCCCCTGAAACCACATAGTACATAATCTTCGTATGCACTGTTCTTGTGTGGAAAAACGTGTGAGAGTAACATCAACAAGATGAAAGTGTTTATTACTCAAAAACACAGCACATCTAATATATGATGTTAGTTAGTTACActatatttataaaaacataaagctTGGATCAATGGTAACCAGACTCTTCCGTTTttgagtttttgtatttttgttaaatttttcaaagaaaaaatgagGCAAACTGTACATTTTCACAGCAGCAACGCCGCCGTACCACACAACAATACTGTTAATAAAAAGAAGTCACCAAAATATGTTATTCAGATTTATTcaagtatattttattttttactaaaAGCAAATCTAGAAGGGATATACAGTTTATACATTAACTTTACAAACATATCGCAACTCCAACGTCTGTATCTTTTACTGACACTCTTTTATAGACTGACTGAACTTTAGACAACTGCACATTTACAGCATTCAGTAACTGTTTGTTTCTCACAAATACTTCTATGAGACTTTTTGCAGGACAAAAGCTTAGCTCCACCTTTTGCCTCCACCCTTAAACAGCTTTGCTCATCAGGATTTGCCCCTTTTGTTCCATTATTAATGTCTTTATCTTTGTTCTTCCAAAAAGTCAAactaagaaataaaacaaaacagaagatgTTCAGTAAAAAAATGGTGACTTTGATTCTGaaaatgaatacaaatattTTCACAATAATTGAACCTTTTGGTCAGCGGTGATCCGTCCGTCCAAACCCATGTGTTGTTTTTAGCTGAGTATATCAGTCCGATCCAGAACTTGTCATCAGAGTTCTTGAtttctttcagttttctctCCAGGAATTTCTGAAGGAATTTGTATTAAAGTTATTCTGAGTTGTTTCAGTTATGTgataatgaaacagaaaaatgttatcaaATATGTAAGAACATGAACATGCAGTGGTGTTTTATACCTGCTCCTCCCTGCTCTCTATCTTAACCAGGTCTCCTTTTTTAGCTCTACATTCATCTCTGCTCTCGTTCCAGGAGGTTTTATCGATGGAGAAATAATAGCACTTTCCTCCATGTTTCTTCCAGCCATCTTCACATTTATAGGACTGCTTATCTTTGAGGAGattacaacaaagacttcagtCAGGTGGAAGAAATCACTGTAAATATGTGTGTGCTTTGAATGCAGCAGGGGGCTCCCTCTGTCCAGCAGTTACATTCCAACTTAACGTTTCAGCGTTTctttaatcatcatcatcatcatcatcatcatcatcatcatcatcatcgggTTTAAAAGTGTCGAATACAATCACACCTTTCTTAGTTTTACTTCAAGAGGATCccagaacacattttaattttttccatGAAATCATTTGTCAAGGGTTGGATATTACCATAGCATCGGTTTTGTGTGCTCAGTTTgaattacagggagtgcagaagtattaggcaagttgtatttttgaggaataattttattattgaacaacaaccatgttctcaatgaacccaaaaaaactcattaatatcaaagctgaatgtttttggaagtagttttagtttgttttagttttagctattttaggggatatctgtgtgtgcaggtgactattactgtgcataattattaggcaacttaacaaaaacaaatatatacccatttcaattatttattttaccagtgaaaccaatataacatctccacattcacaaatatacatttctgacattcaaaaacaaaacaaaaacaaatcagcgaccaatatagccacctttctttgcaaggacactcaaaagcctgccatccatggattctgtcagtgttttgatctgttcaccatcaacattgtgtgcagcagcaaccacagcctcccagacactgttcagagaggtgtactgttttccctccttgtaaatctcacatttgatgatggaccacaggttctcaatggggttcagatcaggtgaacaaggaggccatgtcattagtttttcttctttataccctttcttgccagccacgctgtggagtacttggacgcgtgtgatggagcattgtcctgcatgaaaatcatgtttttcttgaaggatgcagacttcttcctgtaccactgcttgaagaaggtgtcttccagaaactggcagtaggactgggagttgagcttgactccatcctcaacccgaaaaggccccacaagctcatctttgatgataccagcccaaaccagtactccacctccaccttgctggcgtctgagtcggactggagctctctgccctttaccaatccagccacgggcccatccatctggcccatcaagactcactctcatttcatcagtccataaaaccttagaaaaatcagtcttgagatatttcttggcccagtcttgacgtatcagcttgtgtgtcttgttcagtggtggtcgtctttcagcctttcttaccttggccatgtctctgagtattgcacaccttgtgcttttgggcactcagtgatgttgcagctctgaaatatggccaaactggtggcaagtggcatcttggcagctgcacgcttgacttttctcagttcatgggcagttattttgcgccttggtttttttcCACACGCGTCTTGCGACCCttttgactattttgaatgaacgcttgattgttcgatgatcacgcttcagaagctttgcaatttttaagactgctgcatcctctgcaagatatctcactatttttgacttttctgagcctgtcaagtccttcttttgacccattttgccaaaggaaaggaagttgcctaataattatgcacacctgatatagggagttgatgtcattagaccacaccccttctcattacagagatgcacatcaccctaatatgcttaattggtagtaggctttcgagcctatacagcttggagtaagacaacatgcatgaagaggatgatgtggacaaaatactcatttgcctaataattctgcactccctgtataaaggTCATTAATAtttgaagttttaaaaagtgtattGGCCTTAGATACTCACCTCTGAACcttttgttttcagcttcacATTTGACTTCCAGGTTTTTGATAGTCTGAACTG contains:
- the LOC120435817 gene encoding hepatic lectin-like isoform X1, with translation MFSASCETSLSDSRTVTMPEAEVLYSAVKFKVRRESIADTYSEVKISKTQPSTTEPEDSQQAVSCKGSKITSERVALLVLSVLLAAAVIGLGVTIQTIKNLEVKCEAENKRFRDKQSYKCEDGWKKHGGKCYYFSIDKTSWNESRDECRAKKGDLVKIESREEQKFLERKLKEIKNSDDKFWIGLIYSAKNNTWVWTDGSPLTKSLTFWKNKDKDINNGTKGANPDEQSCLRVEAKGGAKLLSCKKSHRSICEKQTVTECCKCAVV
- the LOC120435817 gene encoding hepatic lectin-like isoform X2, whose product is MSCPQSYTEDSRTVTMPEAEVLYSAVKFKVRRESIADTYSEVKISKTQPSTTEPEDSQQAVSCKGSKITSERVALLVLSVLLAAAVIGLGVTIQTIKNLEVKCEAENKRFRDKQSYKCEDGWKKHGGKCYYFSIDKTSWNESRDECRAKKGDLVKIESREEQKFLERKLKEIKNSDDKFWIGLIYSAKNNTWVWTDGSPLTKSLTFWKNKDKDINNGTKGANPDEQSCLRVEAKGGAKLLSCKKSHRSICEKQTVTECCKCAVV